gttctagaatctaacaaaaatttataatcattcaaaatcaaacccctgcataagataatttgacaaaaatattcctcattctttctcatctctcgagcataaatcattaaagtctcccgaacaaagtcacggaagagagcttctatgagataaaactcgaataaggttcCAAAACTAACGTCGTTGTTGGGATtccggaaacccataataactagtaaacctccattgaacattacttTCCGAAAcgaccgaatcaataaaatttgaagaaaagtcaaCCACAAAAACAGACACAtaactcttccacattaacgaaagcCCTCCTCCCAATTCTTGTCTATTGGCTGAAAAGCAACCATCAAGataaaaaaattacgaaaaaattccaTACGAGAATTAAGAACTcttgtttccatcaaaaataaaatgtacggcttataactagtaaccaaatccttcaatgaaTTAACTGTCCAAGGATTGCCGAGTCCTCGACAGTTCCAACACATGACGATCATTACTTTCGGTTATCCCGATCTTTGACGGGATGAGTCGCTTCACTGCTGcctgtcaaattaacattcgcAGGGGTATTACTAGAGGCATCACATTGAGAGGGAAGAAAACATGTAACAACGTTATGTTTAGTGTTTCTTGACATTTTTTTAGTATCATCATTTATTCGGGTTGCAATATCCTCATTAAGCTTATCAGAACTGCCTTAACCCACAGAATTCTTGTCCATGTCCATAATATGGTCCTCAGTCTCCTTATTTACAATGGGTTGACTTTTGCCAAATAAGGAGAAATGCATATTATGTATTGCTAAATTAGTGTTTTCAAAATTGCTAGTTGATGTCAACCCTGCCACAAATCCCGGCAGAGCAGAATTGCTGGAATCACACAACTACAGCTTGTCGGTATTTGGTTCCGACGAACAGGCGCTCTGAGGAAATCACTCCAACCAAACTTGATATCTTCTTTTTTCAACCTCAGCCGCAAGTCATAAAAAGACTCCACATGACCCTGTTTTCTCTGCCACAAATCCCGGCAGAGCAGAATTGCCGGAATCACGCAACTACAGGCTTGTCGGTATCTGGTTCCAACGAACAGGCGCTCTGAGGAAATCACTCCAACCAAACTTGATATCTTCTTTTTTCAACCTCAGCCGCAAGTCATAAAAAGACTCCACATGACCCTGTTTTCCACATAAATAgcaaaaaatatcaatttttcgTATTGAAACTTCACAGTAAACACAGTACTATCATCTCCAACAAACTTCTTCCGCCATTTCAAAAGTTACCGAATGTCCAAACAAACTTTAACTCTCATAGGGTCCGGCGACATAGTCATAGTTGAaacatttttcatatcatactcTTTATAGTGGCCAATAAAATTCCCGACCAATTTAGCCAACGTCTTATTATAATAACCAGAATTGAGGTTTTTAATCAGAACCCAAAAATCAAAATGAGTTAGAGGGATATGGAGATAATTTTCATTACCTTGTATCTCCTTTCAAACAAGCAGGAATCGATTGTATAACCAAGGGCTCCCattccctatattttcaaaattaacattattaaaaaaaaccgAAACAGATATCTTTTTGTCTCTAATTCCATAATAGATACCATTCTAAAGGATGCCATAAATCTGCTAAAAAGATCTgcatattttgaaaattgattggattgtatgtgataAACATCCCCATCATAtaaaaatcataagtgacgatcggaatatctctGGAACTCTTAATAGGAACAAcaacattttctttttcatcgatagtcaattgaagTAGATCATCTTCCATGGGGAAGGGGAAAGaagaaattagatttaaaaaagagaaaaatgtgAGGTATCGAGCCATAAAGGGACCACAGAGGAAAACTTGCATCGAAAGTAATCAAATCTGAAAACCATTTAacactaaaatatttaaaatttaaatatttctatatataataaaaaattgtacGTTATGattaataatgattaatatGTACTAAGATTTATTAGTCttattaatatatgttttaatttattaatacttaatataaatattatatatatgaattataattgcaaaaattcttaaatttagcGCTAGcaactataaataattaaaaatacaattatatAACTAAGTGATTGGCTATAATTTATGATTGTATTTCTCTCACATTAGTTGTTGAGTGATCACATAGTTAGTATTTATTTCATAAGTTAATCTCTCTGTTTTTCTTCTCTAAGTaaccaaaaaaaaattcactaatcaATTTGACTATTCCATTTCCTAATTCTTACCATGATGTCTAAATAAAtttgtatttatataaatattttttaaactaaattatcaaataaaactaaatataaaaCTAACTTATAATAGAGATAAATGTAAAATGAAAGTAGATAATGAGTATTGATGTTGTTAAATTCAGAATAATTGGATTTTACAGTGTGTGTAAACTTAGATAAAGAGGAAGATGTTCCTCCCTTTTATTCTTTCACTTTGTCTGTTAGTGACGTCTAACGTTCTCTCCACTACAATGCCACGTGTCCCTGTCATTCAGATCCATACGTACGGAAACGTTAGAGCCCTTCTCCACGCCAGTCGACCATTTAATTCGTCCCGGCGCGCATGCGGACAGAGTTGCGAAATGACTAGGCCTGCTGTCTTTCCTTATGTCACATCATCGGATTAAACTTCTTCTCACCGGACTTAGGCTCGCGGGCGACCCAGCTTACCCCGCGTGCCTGAGACATGGCTGAAGAGACAGGACGGGCCGTCCAAAGAAGATTTAATGGGTTTTGAGCCAGTATTGTCTTCTGAAATTCGGCCTTGCTCAGGAATGGTGAGACCCGACGATCATCAAGTATAATAGTGACGTGTCACGAATATATAAGTATGAATAGGTATCTagcataattattatttaaaaaataatttctgctaaattttaatagaaaaaaaaagctTATATCATGAAATTACTATAAACCTTCAtcataaaatcttaaaaattataatgtaaGAAATTATTTGTTTTGTTGAGTATAGCTTGGTTGGATTAAAGATGAATAAAATTTCCTTGTAGAAAAATTATTTGGAGATAATTGACAAaagctttctcaattatttataaaatatgttattaaaaattaatttttgtaaatttatacactatattatctttattattatttattttaagaataagtttaaaaaataaaaaggcttGTACAACGCTCGTATGAAGTGTCCAATTATAATAGATTCTGCATCATTAAGCTGGATTACACAGTGGAGGTTTATTTTATCGTTTTGCTAAagttaaaagaccaaaaaaaaaaaagttgaaagaTAGCAAAGCAGGTGAACCgttataaatgaaaatattctcttttcttttcttttcttttcttttcctttttcatattCATTACCAAAAAATTAAGAATCATATTAGATTAGTGGATGGGGAGTCGCAGTAAGGCCTTTATTCCCCATATATTCAGAAATGAGTCTAGACTCTGTCAATCGCTTCTGTTCTTTGTTTCACACAATTATAGTTGAATAACCTTACCAAAGTCATGGAAAATATTGGTGATATGATTATATCAATAAAAAACCCAGCAACAACTCGCCCCTTGTTTCAACTCTGTCATTAATAAATAACCACAACTAATTTCCTCGTAATAATATTCTCTTTCAAGCCAACTGTTGTCTGGGCATGTTCTCTTTTGTCCACATTTGGTTTTCtacgagagaaaaaaaaaagtatttttatcaCCTTGGAATAAAGTCGTAATACCTTTTGTTCTGTTGCTTTCAAATATTGGAAGGAAGCCTGCTGCTAGCACCTTCAAGAACCTCCCAGTTCTGCTATATATACAATCCAAATTGAACAGCACAGCTCCATAGCCATAGCTGAGATGGGAAAACAACGCACAATTGGCATAGGCATGGATTACTCTCCGACCAGCAAAGCGGCTCTCAGATGGGCAGCAGAAAATCTGATAGATCCTGGAGATAGGATTATCCTCGTCCAAGTTCAGCCACCCAAGGCTGATCATACCAGGAAGGAGCTTTTTGAAGACACTGGATCACGTATATGTCTACAAATACttcttaattagtttaatttaaatatagttTCATTTACTATTTTGTTGTTAAATTTCTCAGCATTAGTTCCTCTGGAGGAATTCAGGGAGATCAATTATTCAAAGCAGTATGGGCTGAGTCATGATCCTGAGGTTCTTGACATTCTTGATACAGTGTCCAACACCAAAGGGGTAAGTTAGACATCGTCCTTCTTTGTATCTTTGGTTGTgttgttttgttttgaagatgtaTGAGATTGGTAAAAGCAGGCTAAGGTGGCGGCGAAGGTTTACTGGGGAGATCCAAGGGAGAAGCTCTGTGAAGCTGTGGATGATCTCAAGCTTGATTCTCTTGTAATTGGAAGCAGGGGTTTAGGCCCTATCAAAAGGTATtttcattcttcttcttcttcagctCTAGTAACTCCCTTCTTATTTTCACTTCTTGGTCCAAAAACCAGACCTAATCGATCAGCTGGGGCAATTAAATTAGAAACCGGATCAACAGATCCAACAACTTTTATTTGGCTGGTTTTGCTAAACCAGTTGAATACTGTTTTTTCATTAATCCTGGAAAAGTTATACTGTTGGCCATTTTCTACTGTTTTTGTATAGCACCCATGAGCTATTTTTCCCAATTGAAATCAAATACTCTGTTTCTGAATTGGTGACTCAATCTTGGGAGAAgtttattactattatttatttgattttgaagTAGATGAAGTGTCCCTGAACATGCATAAGTTGATTTGATTATCTGAGGCTGAGCAGTGATGTTGTGGATGTGGCAGGGTGTTGCTTGGGAGTGTTAGTAACTACGAGGTGACAAATGCTTCATGCCCAGTTACTGTGGTGAAAGGgacttcatcatcatcatcgtcatcatcatcatcaaccAAACCAACCATTAAATGATTATTTACCTAATTGATTATGCTGTGGTTGTATTCttatttcatgatattttaggaGAAGAAATGCTACTTGTTGCTTTGTACATGAATAGAATGACCCATTTTATCAATTATTAAATTGTGTCCTTTTGTCATTGGATAAGGTCTCCCGTCATTCTAAAATCTTAATTATGTCAGCATCATCTATGTCCCACTTCCAACAAAAAACCCATTTAGTTTTGAATGTTATTCATTATTATACTTGTCTACATCTATGTGAATGTCACAATTAATATTATCCCTATATTTACAGCAAGGCAAAATTTCTCTCATACTTTTCCATGACTTCTATAAACATTTCGAAATGAAATTTACAAGTATATAGCGGCACATATAGATTCATAGAGATAATCAAAATTCTTAAAAAGTtggataaaaaaagaaaaagaaaataacaataAGTTAAGAGATCCATTCCCCACGTTGGAGATAGATTGGCAGATtagaaaataagaaataataaaaGTTTAAGGTAAGTGAGAATACCAAATAAATTACGCCCAAGTTTTTCTCAAACGAAAATACTCGCAAACAAGCAAATACCAACACACGGTGAAGATAAATTATTGTATAAGTTTTGTTATTCCGTCTTAGCAAACACcattcatcttcttcctttctGTGACGAACTTCCTCCAAATTGTAGTAATCTCCCTCTGTGTCTCCAGGGCACTCTTCTTAGCAgttccattcttttgtttctcttcAGTTATTGAAATCTTGGCACTAACTCTGGATGGCAAGGTATCAAGCTCGTGCAGAACTTTTTCTATGTCAATAACAAGGCGTTCTGCGAGCGAACGGGAGAAGTCCTCTCTGATGACAACTCTAAGCACAGTTACATGTTCTGCATCAGGTGGCATTGTATATGCAGGCACAATCCATCCAAATCTCCTTAGCATGTCGGAGATTTCAAACTCAGTGTGGCAGCTGTTGTCTTTTAAGGAGAAAGCTACCAATGGCACCCCATTGTCCTTTGAGACAATATTGAAACGCCCTGTTTTCTCTAGTCCTTCCTTTAAAACCAGCATATTATCTCTGCAATTTTCCATAACATTTCTATACCCCTGCATTCAATAAACAAATTTATAACATTATTACTATAAATTGTAAATGTTCATGCATTTCTTGATTTATTTTTCAGCATAGGATATTAGAAAGCTGATAATATCTCTGGTCTAATTAGGACTCACCTCATAACCCAGTCGAATGAGTTGGTAGTATTGAGCAATAACTTGACTAGAACCTGCAGAAGCAGTTTTAGCTTTTGATCATGGTAGAAAGACAATTGGACAAGATAAGTTAGTCTAAAAAATAGATATATTTATGCTTGCCTTTGGAGAAATTAAGGGTAAATGTAGGTTGATCGGCCCCAAGATAGTTGATATGGAAGATGAGTTCTTCAGGCAAATCCTCTTTGTTCCTCCAAATGACCCAACCAATTCCAGCATAGACCAATCCATATTTGTGCCCACTAACATTGATACTCTTCACCAATGGCAATCTGAAATCCCACTCAAGCTCTGGATAAATGAAAGGGGCAATAAACCCACCACTTGCTGCATCAACATGGATAGGAGTATCCCATctgcaaaggaaaaaaaaaaatacaatatacaAATTTAAGATATATGATGTATTGAAAGATTTGCTGCTGATGTACGTTAAAATGGATTAACAGAAAGAATATACTCATTTGACTAATAAATCAGGCATCAGGTGTGTATACAAGAATTctgatttttttctatttagatTAGAAAAGGAATTCATGAATACCCAGTTTGCTTGTTTTTCTCTATCAAGAGATCATTCAAAAGCTTCACATCTTCAAACTCCCCATTAAGAGTAGAGCCAAGTATAGCAGCAACACAAATTGTGTTCTCATCAACCATCTCCACTGCTTTCGCTGGATCCATCACATAATACCCCTCTCTGAGCTTCACTTCCTTCAACTCCACTTCAAAATACCTTGCAAATTTCTCCCAACAGACCTGTAAAACCATCCTATTCATCAAAATTCTCCATACATAATGGCTGTGCTTCTACTTCAGAAAAACTTGGGACCCATATTTGCACTCGCAATACAAAACAATAAAGAATATCGATCATACCTGAACATTGGCTCCAGTAACAATGTTAGGCTTGTCATAAGGTTTTCCCTCAGCTTTTCTCTTGTTCTGCCACTTCCTCTTGAATGCTAATCCAGCCAACATTATTGCTTCTGAGGAACCCACAGTTCCTACTCCAATTGCAATCTCTGAATCTCCAAGTGGTGCGTTGAATAGATGAGCTATCATGTTAACACATCGGTTCTGCATACATAAACAAATCATAGTATGAGCTAACTCCACATAATAAATTTTGTACGGTCTCTTTCtccctctctttttttttcctcgTAATTGCATGCCCTTTACATTAAGCATAAGATGCTAATTAACTTTGAAGTAAATCAAACACGCATTCATTTGGAAGAGAAGAAGACAAAAgccataaattaattaatttagtagtTACTAACTAATCCAAGTGGTGATCTCTTGATCATATTGTAGGTAGTCACGTACTAATCTCTATCTGTATTTCTTCTCTTTAAATATGTGCAAATGCTGGAGAAAGAAATGAATTTTCTTTTGACAAAGGAAAGACCTTTATTTctcctttaattttttattaaaatgagaACCAAGTCTATGGATTTCCATAAAAACAGACTTTTAATGGCGGATTTCTCGGCAAGAAATTTGTCCATTGCTGAAAAACCAAATAAAGTCTGCAAAAATAAGTAGATTTTTACATTGTttctaaatatttgaattaaatggTTCAAATTAAACGTCTACTGGTTGAGTAATTGGAGTTGattttcaattattaatttaattgatattaatttttagtAAAATGTTTCTAAAAAGcatctaataaattaa
This is a stretch of genomic DNA from Manihot esculenta cultivar AM560-2 chromosome 2, M.esculenta_v8, whole genome shotgun sequence. It encodes these proteins:
- the LOC110609212 gene encoding universal stress protein PHOS32 isoform X1, with translation MGKQRTIGIGMDYSPTSKAALRWAAENLIDPGDRIILVQVQPPKADHTRKELFEDTGSPLVPLEEFREINYSKQYGLSHDPEVLDILDTVSNTKGAKVAAKVYWGDPREKLCEAVDDLKLDSLVIGSRGLGPIKRVLLGSVSNYEVTNASCPVTVVKGTSSSSSSSSSSTKPTIK
- the LOC110609212 gene encoding universal stress protein PHOS32 isoform X2, whose amino-acid sequence is MGKQRTIGIGMDYSPTSKAALRWAAENLIDPGDRIILVQVQPPKADHTRKELFEDTGSPLVPLEEFREINYSKQYGLSHDPEVLDILDTVSNTKGAKVAAKVYWGDPREKLCEAVDDLKLDSLVIGSRGLGPIKSDVVDVAGCCLGVLVTTR
- the LOC110609211 gene encoding glutamate decarboxylase 1, which encodes MVLSKTTSESDVSVHSTFASRYVRTSLPRFKMPENSIPKEAAYQIINDELMLDGNPRLNLASFVTTWMEPECDKLMMEAINKNYVDMDEYPVTTELQNRCVNMIAHLFNAPLGDSEIAIGVGTVGSSEAIMLAGLAFKRKWQNKRKAEGKPYDKPNIVTGANVQVCWEKFARYFEVELKEVKLREGYYVMDPAKAVEMVDENTICVAAILGSTLNGEFEDVKLLNDLLIEKNKQTGWDTPIHVDAASGGFIAPFIYPELEWDFRLPLVKSINVSGHKYGLVYAGIGWVIWRNKEDLPEELIFHINYLGADQPTFTLNFSKGSSQVIAQYYQLIRLGYEGYRNVMENCRDNMLVLKEGLEKTGRFNIVSKDNGVPLVAFSLKDNSCHTEFEISDMLRRFGWIVPAYTMPPDAEHVTVLRVVIREDFSRSLAERLVIDIEKVLHELDTLPSRVSAKISITEEKQKNGTAKKSALETQREITTIWRKFVTERKKMNGVC